Proteins encoded together in one Rana temporaria chromosome 6, aRanTem1.1, whole genome shotgun sequence window:
- the LOC120942625 gene encoding chemokine-like receptor 1 — protein sequence MDELHEKFCKLFWNIFNNPEFEGLAPSPVNPTAIQYASFLLSILTCVIGLLGNATVIAVTMSLMKNSKSKIWFLNLAVADFTFNLFLPFNAVSVLKAYWPFGEFMCKCYHFFTFVNMYASIYILIALNIDRALSIAKPIWHMKFLSKKICYSVCTLIWLTATMSSIPAFVHSNEYEHGESEQSIQCTLLSHDLSNIAYIHSELNVSAKEIMKNLSPEHCNAVGNEGHDLMLNSMSSLTTGLLVSLFVIGYFIPLCIILFTNLVIAIKVKNSQSGPSSRLYRVVIVTIMAFFCSRTPLVLAQIIFLASSYTAEFTLMYKTIMYFPFLSSIAAINSCLNPIIYVLIGNQVRNLICSMLKKM from the coding sequence ATGGACGAGCTGCATGAAAAGTTTTGTAAACTATTCTGGAACATCTTCAATAATCCTGAATTTGAAGGCCTCGCTCCCAGTCCAGTGAACCCAACTGCAATTCAGTATGCCAGCTTCCTGTTGTCTATACtcacctgcgtcattggattatTGGGCAATGCTACGGTGATTGCTGTTACCATGTCCttaatgaaaaattccaaatcaaAAATATGGTTCTTGAACTTGGCGGTTGCCGATTTCACTTTTAACCTCTTCTTGCCATTCAACGCGGTTTCGGTACTAAAGGCATACTGGCCCTTTGGAGAGTTTATGTGTAAATGCTATCATTTCTTTACCTTTGTGAACATGTACGCCAGCATTTACATCCTCATTGCGCTCAACATCGATCGTGCTTTGAGCATCGCCAAACCAATATGGCACATGAAGTTCCTTTCCAAGAAGATTTGTTACTCTGTCTGCACCCTCATTTGGCTAACGGCGACCATGTCCAGCATTCCTGCATTTGTTCACAGTAATGAATATGAACACGGTGAAAGCGAACAAAGTATACAATGCACACTACTCTCCCATGACCTCAGCAATATAGCTTATATCCATAGTGAACTGAACGTCAGTGCAAAAGAAATCATGAAGAATCTGTCACCAGAACATTGTAACGCTGTAGGAAATGAAGGCCATGACCTTATGTTGAATAGCATGTCTTCCTTAACAACTGGTCTTTTAGTTTCTCTGTTTGTGATCGGCTATTTCATTCCACTCTGCATTATCCTTTTCACTAATCTAGTTATtgctattaaggtaaaaaattctCAGTCGGGACCATCGTCCAGACTGTACCGAGTGGTCATTGTGACGATCATGGCGTTCTTCTGTTCACGGACGCCGCTGGTCTTAGCGCAGATCATTTTCCTGGCTTCTTCTTACACTGCGGAGTTTACACTGATGTACAAAACTATTATGTATTTTCCGTTTCTCTCCAGCATAGCCGCTATCAACAGCTGCTTAAATCCCATTATCTATGTGCTGATTGGCAATCAAGTAAGAAACCTAATATGTAGTATGCtgaaaaaaatgtga